The following are from one region of the Plasmodium cynomolgi strain B DNA, chromosome 1, whole genome shotgun sequence genome:
- a CDS encoding kinesin (putative) — protein sequence MRKNRAARGEREKGLLPSESNHPEEARTHKLESVVVRIKKLEKNEKPTLHVDPNDKTVLYFDKGFEIEQYHFDLVFDGDDDNKKIFLEIGGHRIVHNACRGFKETIITYGQTGSGKTYTLFGSNEELGIIHYFLHHLYRVKRSEVTKKTIYLSIYEVIGDKLVDLMTNVNERNAQFYTQDYYLKTIRHSYKVVNVASFEMAKKLIDTACLMRNVETTSQNRRSSRSHAIIHLFVNISDFTHHDGMETTRDYYGVLTFVDLVGCEREEFNTEANQSRNEKTSTKFLNSSLTSLNKMLRKMQMGNLDESDKRQSVLCKVLFNYIKKTCGVCLIFCFNPRQCQKSLTSSTLIMASDCKKIKSKRKQLIYVKTENRDQFFKRMTHGKCGNNEGRSGRRNGGSPLSGESPSRTTKKDSSRGASTGKGGEMAGEAVREAVREAVGEAEGAPSKPTAIGTAICTAIGADATVVLVHSGDATGHHNGTHVLPFRKGNDKQEALKKILYELIDQNKEEEMEREKTIQQLHSSVDKLAKECSYWKRQAHNYYKKSIMLHRNYTKTRELLFNTLHSGENDFSVGTIGSSTSCHSFVHPDEGNSLPHGGNTHTKENQHVKKESLNWEKKQLYEKYDPVRSGEIQTGDITSYQKKYCDMSSRQASNQGGLSKGVYSFIGSKQGRKGEHNGGYSHHMETGGHFEAGAFEEETREAETREAGTFEAGTFEAETFEAETFEAETFEADMPKRRDNEEGRTLRQGSYSGAGTSSTYTRSGCNKVENFEPKIVGRNGEQVIIKSKSSAKVPTGGTQLETKRDVRNANQITIDSLTTKIRNRILKSRSLSTAGKTGAGHDYHLRSTLHFSILTLW from the exons atgagaaaaaatagagcTGCAA GAGGCGAACGAGAGAAGGGCCTACTACCTAGTGAGTCGAATCACCCAGAAGAAGCACGCACACACAAACTAGAAAGTGTTGTTgtacgaataaaaaaattggagaaaaacgaaaaaccAACTCTACATGTCGATCCAAATGATAAAACAGTCCTCTACTTTGACAAAGGTTTCGAAATTGAACAGTATCATTTTGACCTTGTATTTGATGGAGACGatgacaataaaaaaatttttctcgaAATAGGAGGACACAGGATTGTACACAACGCTTGTAGGGGATTTAAAGAAACGATCATTACTTATGGACAAACCGGTAGTGGAAAAACATACACTCTTTTTGGATCGAATGAAGAATTAGGAATAATTCACTACTTTTTGCATCACTTATACAGAGTGAAGCGTAGTGAAGTGACGAAGAAAACGATATACTTGAGTATATATGAAGTTATTGGAGACAAGCTGGTCGATCTTATGACGAATGTGAACGAGAGAAACGCTCAGTTTTACACGCAGGATTATTACTTGAAGACCATAAGGCATTCCTACAAGGTGGTAAACGTTGCGAGCTTCGAGATGGCAAAGAAGCTCATCGACACCGCCTGTCTGATGCGCAACGTGGAGACCACCTCGCAGAACCGCAG GTCGAGCCGTTCCCACGCCATCATCCATCTATTCGTAAACATATCCGACTTCACGCACCACGACGGAATGGAGACTACCCGGGACTACTACGGCGTCCTCACCTTCGTCGACTTGGTGGGCTGCGAGCGAGAGGAGTTCAACACAGAAGCGAACCAAAGcaggaatgaaaaaacgtCGACCAAGTTTCTCAACTCCTCCCTCACCTCGCTCAATAAGATGCTCCGAAAAATGCAG ATGGGAAACCTGGACGAGTCGGACAAAAGGCAGAGCGTTCTGTGCAAAGTTCTTTTTAACTACATTAAGAAGACCTGCGGCGTGTGCCTCATCTTTTGCTTCAACCCGAGGCAATGCCAGAAGAGC CTGACCAGCTCCACGCTGATCATGGCCAGCgactgcaaaaaaataaaaagcaaaaggaagcagCTGATTTACGTGAAGACCGAAAACAGGGATCAGTTCTTTAAAAGAATGACCCACGGCAAGTGTGGAAACAACGAGGGGCGAAGTGGAAGGCGCAATGGGGGGAGTCCCCTGTCAGGAGAATCCCCGTCCAGGACGACTAAGAAGGATTCATCAAGGGGGGCATCTACTGGAAAAGGCGGAGAGATGGCGGGAGAGGCGGTGAGAGAGGCGGTGAGAGAGGCGGTGGGAGAGGCGGAAGGAGCACCTTCTAAGCCAACCGCTATTGGCACCGCTATCTGCACCGCTATCGGCGCCGACGCCACGGTGGTGCTTGTTCACTCCGGAGACGCAACGGGCCACCACAACGGCACGCACGTCTTACCGTTTAGAAAGGGAAACGACAAACAGGaagcacttaaaaaaatcctaTACGAATTGATTGACCAAaataaagaggaagaaatggaaagggagaaaacgATTCAGCAGCTCCATAGCAGTGTCGATAAGTTAGCTAAGGAGTGTTCCTATTGGAAGAGACAGGCACACAACTACTACAAAAAGTCAATAATGCTACATAGGAACTACACTAAGACCAGAGAGCTTCTATTCAACACGTTGCACAGTGGTGAGAACGACTTTTCTGTAGGAACGATCGGCTCCTCCACATCGTGTCATTCGTTTGTCCATCCCGATGAAGGTAACTCTCTCCCCCATGGTGGGAATACACACACAAAGGAAAATCAACACGTTAAGAAAGAGTCTCTAAattgggagaaaaaacaactctatgaaaaatatgatccAGTTCGGTCGGGAGAAATACAAACGGGGGACATCACCTcataccaaaaaaaatattgtgaCATGTCCTCTAGGCAGGCAAGCAATCAGGGTGGTCTCTCCAAAGGGGTATACTCTTTTATTGGATCAAAGCAGGGAAGGAAAGGAGAGCACAATGGTGGCTACTCCCATCACATGGAGACTGGAGGGCATTTCGAAGCAGGGGCGTTCGAGGAAGAAACGCGCGAGGCAGAAACGCGCGAGGCAGGGACGTTCGAGGCAGGGACGTTCGAAGCAGAGACGTTCGAAGCAGAGACATTCGAAGCAGAGACGTTCGAAGCAGACATGCCGAAAAGGAGAGACAACGAGGAGGGACGTACACTGAGACAGGGGAGCTACTCAGGGGCGGGGACATCATCCACGTACACACGGTCGGGATGTAATAAAGTGGAGAATTTCGAACCAAAGATTGTCGGGCGGAACGGTGAGCAGGTCATAATAAAGAGCAAGAGCTCGGCGAAGGTACCAACAGGAGGTACTCAATTGGAGACGAAGAGAGACGTTAGAAATGCTAACCAGATCACCATCGACTCGCTCACAACCAAAATACGGAATCGAATTTTGAAGTCGAGGAGCCTTTCCACGGCGGG AAAAACAGGAGCTGGGCATGACTACCATTTGAGATCCACCCTTCATTTCAGCATCCTCACGCTATGGTGA
- a CDS encoding DnaJ domain containing protein (putative), protein MDDGHGHRSSSSGSREPGSDKSSKEKKEKHKERREKQKERKGGRKEEGDRARPSTSSPSGAGPSTSSPSGACPSTSTPSGASPSGSDEQGSGFFSNLGLGNLFSNIESPSFCNEYKTGYCLDEEAKKVLGKDGDSSNKSSSKRGSKLGVGLDGTGMFSSSAAGAAKDGSGLPEGTPVCVDTTYYDILNVKPTATSSEIKSKYYKLALKYHPDKNANDPEAKMKFQKINEAYQVLSDSERRADYNKHGLNATKDMVLIDPALLFMMLYSSDELSDYIGTLRVAFFIKLAFEGNTTIEDIHTQGGKMLSEMEVEQSKREVELALLLRDRLQPYVDGDTKWEDKMEKEITDLLDSSFSSSILESIGWNYRNSASSFIAEVTTLWGMGATVPNIQAQKRSVQNNLGLATSIISTFLTMHRMAAYNEMHNALDAVNVGENVTIISVGGKEGHVESKTKKKHSGEGGSGNVRDKSSRGGQSSRGGQSSGGAQSSGGAQSSGGAQSSGGDYSSDNSTGGGKFTDKVADKFSDMFGEKKKEKKKHKKKEKEGASSSGAARTTHSRSSSMDVMRFGFPRTQQGNDNNTWKRLTGQSKDLDREAYLEKKNKEAFGIIIKNVLKIVLWDIEGTVRKVAEKVLRDEGVSIKVRLQRAKGLKLLGKIMLRLSKTKKDMSDSKEFDVNELFESVIMKAAEKAAAEEAASRGEEEDFFKREAH, encoded by the exons ATGGATGATGGGCATGGACATCGCAGCAGTAGCAGTGGTAGTAGGGAGCCCGGAAGTGATAAGAGTAGcaaggagaagaaagaaaaacataaggagaggagagaaaaacagaaggagaggaagggaGGTaggaaggaggagggggataGAG CCCGCCCGAGCACCTCCTCTCCTAGTGGAGCCGGCCCGAGTACCTCCTCTCCTAGTGGGGCCTGCCCGAGTACCTCCACCCCGAGTGGGGCTTCGCCTAGTGGAAGCGACGAACAGGGCAGCGGATTCTTTAGCAACCTGGGGCTGGGCAACCTCTTCTCCAACATAGAAAGCCCCTCATTTTGCAACGAATATAAGACAGGGTACTGCCTGGACGAGGAAGCAAAGAAGGTCCTCGGGAAGGACGGAGATTCTTCCAATAAATCATcctccaaaaggggaagcaaactTGGCGTAGGTCTCGATGGCACAGGGATGTTCAGCAGCAGTGCTGCTGGTGCAGCCAAGGATGGAAGTGGTCTCCCCGAAGGAACCCCCGTGTGTGTAGATACAACATattatgatatattaaacGTTAAACCAACTGCCACATCTAGTGAAATTAAATCCAAATACTACAAGCTAGCCCTGAAGTATCACCCTGATAAAAACGCAAATGATCctgaagcaaaaatgaaatttcagAAAATCAACGAAGCATATCAGGTATTAAGTGATTCAGAAAGGAGAGCAGATTATAACAAGCATGGATTAAATGCAACGAAGGATATGGTACTTATTGATCCAGCTTTGTTATTTATGATGCTATACAGTTCAGATGAGCTATCCGATTACATCGGTACCTTACGTGtagctttttttatcaaattagCATTCGAAGGAAATACTACCATTGAAGATATACATACACAGGGAGGGAAAATGTTATCAGAAATGGAAGTAGAGCAGTCTAAAAGAGAAGTAGAGTTGGCTTTACTTTTAAGAGATAGGTTACAACCATATGTTGATGGGGatacaaaatgggaggataaaatggaaaaagaaattacagACTTGTTagattcttcattttcaagTTCCATTTTAGAATCCATCGGTTGGAATTACCGTAATAGTGCTTCTTCGTTCATTGCTGAGGTGACTACCTTGTGGGGTATGGGAGCTACTGTCCCTAATATACAAGCTCAGAAACGATCTGTTCAAAATAACTTGGGTCTGGCTACTTCTATTATTAGTACCTTCCTGACTATGCATAGGATGGCTGCTTACAACGAAATGCATAACGCTCTTGACGCTGTCAATGTGGGAGAAAATGTCACTATCATCTCGGTGGGGGGGAAAGAGGGTCACGTGGAaagtaaaacgaaaaagaaacactCAGGTGAGGGTGGAAGTGGGAACGTGCGTGATAAATCCAGTAGAGGAGGCCAATCCAGTAGAGGAGGTCAATCCAGTGGAGGAGCCCAGTCCAGTGGAGGAGCCCAATCGAGTGGAGGAGCCCAGTCCAGTGGAGGGGACTACTCGAGTGATAACTCCaccgggggggggaagttcACCGATAAAGTTGCAGATAAATTTAGTGATATGtttggagagaaaaagaaggaaaaaaaaaagcataagaagaaggagaaggaagggGCGTCCTCTTCGGGAGCGGCAAGGACAACACACTCCAGGAGCAGCAGTATGGATGTGATGCGCTTCGGTTTTCCACGAACGCAACAGGGGAATGATAATAACACATGGAAACGACTGACAGGACAAAGCAAGGATTTAGATCGAGAAGCATATCtcgagaagaagaacaaggaAGCGTTTGgcatcataataaaaaatgtgttgaaAATTGTCCTTTGGGATATCGAAGGTACCGTGAGGAAGGTGGCGGAGAAGGTCCTTCGTGACGAAGGGGTGTCAATCAAAGTAAGGTTGCAAAGAGCAAAGGGGTTAAAACTACTTGGGAAAATCATGCTTAGATTGTCCAAGACAAAGAAGGATATGAGTGACTCCAAGGAGTTCGATGTGAATGAGCTATTCGAGTCGGTTATAATGAAGGCCGCGGAGAAGGCGGCGGCGGAGGAGGCCGCGTCGAGAGGCGAGGAGGAGGATTTTTTTAAGCGCGAGGCCCACTAG
- a CDS encoding glycosyltransferase (putative) has product MEGAKDGGNKILFVTVGSHKFDELIKQIDTKEFHSFLRCEGFTKMNMQIGEGTYEPKLIYRHNSNNEEFLKRVKFFRYKKDLVKHFQKADLILSHAGAGTTIEGLRMKKKMLIVVNDKLMDNHQLEFALFLRSLNCLEVCECLGDLRSWVLRCLRTPAFAPFPAPRPEPFLRDLRALMDEAA; this is encoded by the coding sequence atggagggagcAAAAGACGGAGGAAACAAAATCTTGTTTGTCACAGTAGGGTCGCACAAATTCGATGAACTAATAAAGCAGATCGACACGAAGGAATTCCACAGCTTCCTCCGATGTGAAGGCTTCACCAAAATGAACATGCAGATCGGAGAAGGAACCTACGAACCCAAGTTGATCTATAGACATAACAGCAATAATGAGGAGTTCCTAAAGCGAGTGAAATTCTTTCGATACAAAAAGGACTTAGTAAAGCATTTTCAAAAGGCTGACCTCATTTTAAGTCATGCGGGCGCAGGGACCACCATCGAAGGGTTGcgcatgaagaagaaaatgctcATAGTGGTCAATGACAAATTAATGGATAATCACCAATTAGAGTTTGCACTATTTTTACGTTCGCTGAATTGCTTGGAGGTGTGTGAGTGCTTGGGGGACTTGCGGTCATGGGTGCTGCGGTGCCTGCGGACACCCGCGTTCGCGCCCTTCCCCGCCCCCAGGCCGGAGCCCTTCCTGCGGGACCTGCGCGCGCTGATGGACGAAGCGGCGTAG
- a CDS encoding ferlin (putative), producing MNFAKKTQYNIKVDIHEVKDLSFRESANEKEIIPNPYVQVTVNNEQKCTPKKNQAVNVAYNTSFNFSMNLTDYLFQRTSVDVCVLHKYTIQSALIGKCSFGLNYVYSKAQHWLYRIWVRLRNPDLPLDEVGFLLISVGVYGPGDSIPIINDSVKANISDSVNTSNVDGLAGGGDSGAAAEGGEEEEGENGTEFGTNKGLDIHITHYDLCVNIFRGQDMDFIGSSMLFSNTLEPYVKVTHNGFEESTKVIRNDPNPVWNLSVHIPTCTPCYDKNIIIELVNGEHNGVVMLSVLLDLFEILKRELQPRWYNIYYNPQNQIAPRSSIYNQNVTANAPSATQSSNAPTSGNALGNYLFSATAEKLFKNATQGININEILGVTKMQNMFSYDENLKEFYLYGGRIFLSVSVTKTHAPGPIRIKSARVEPDPPNKEFIFCADIYEILSVRSNNNKGGNYNSENLQGAYNKTYDGNGDTIVCVCGLGPHKLKTSSLLPNEVGSYVLDESTGRINEFRIFLPQNNTDQIYDIFLYIYVRSNLAVTDWLTTRRSVYNSGGGVGGHNNRDLYDTGDANTGMTLNHMSSINKHSEDLFNDSDLMSNYKLKSYVRIPFKYLLLSENKPKWFSMKNVDTSSHDYSISFYANLVPFHLFKKRQQRLEYKLCRYFFRALIYEGLHFPAKGYDSFPDPYIKVELAGQTIKTSTILQTLNPNYYEAYEVEVILPTNLNLAPDISIEAFSVNKTFLYNDDDILLGSCTYPIMKVPIEWKRSPVWVNLKSSQYKKCKAKLLVGFELVPLEKVLDESYPFYDDIRPSTLPGHVSLFLVGIRMFKPLKNPSVTVCFGRDVDDTSQFLWHETVSKVISGKEGNWNFLKHFSLDVALPKRMQHHSFLEVRVEDRELTSGFSSTGGTASQPAKATNNNNLIGTAYITLNPLLPWLDKYEKNECVELFKLHLLEEVLMEDAERARKSYNTALVYKKSSMVSRKITNGLFDGEGGGEEGGATDDEGDGDGGAGGRGFHALSLNMLEEGASEASDTRADDEVVTEAAIELGGADFDPEEGDETLLTGNPAGEDELHFGGAAQGGKIPKGKKTDEKRTDEKRTGEKKTDEVNPDEVNPDEENPEEENPDEENPDEENPDKKNRDTPAQRNLSRKKKKNMNKFTNKEYVPYNDPDFANVRIEEALEHVCFKASEYASDSAVSGEEKGREKGREKEKENEHGGENAHGGENAHGEDNTHGENDSNASQRRIKLRDMNFFKGKEKKNPHVNKKKERKTIHGFSEDALNFQLSIAGDDEQEETQRDEMLYEYEVDMNVDDLPYLRATIFRCTDSGIPEAVGYLKYLCNVYDDKTIHLKKEMLKKCEKLVSEYKLTRNLVVRAYIIQARGLNPPSGATDITTYVWIKNSNEITNIPGGLSHNIKDTGHIKRQGYKPEFNRSYQLLCSFPDESIIQVCIMNQGSLSDEVIGYTYIDMEDRYFHPRIRQLMIDDSMPIELRSLKLENSTISHGSLRCWFEIFTEEFAQRNPIKILCSNEPDDYQLRVVIWKVSNVAMDDSPTISLFVRCIYTDEDFEDKRDTDTHYNSKDGKALFNWRFVYNVKIPTNATNVKVQVHNYALLSSSEPIGEATLNLATHFYRARKKRGLYHIPRFWLQCKHPAHKNKVRGSVEVEACILPKAEAEVDPVGNGRDEPNKDPFLPPVTENRTYVDWVTINEKFGAATASIMHGLKWTGVWIVVAVVVVGVFFLLILLK from the exons ATGAACTTCGCAAAGAAGACGCAGTACAACATCAAGGTGGATATCCACGAAGTGAAGGATCTGAGCTTCCGCGAAAGCGCCAACGAAAAGGAGATCATCCCGAATCCCTACGTCCAAGTGACAGTCAATAATGAACAGAAATGCACACCGAAAAAAAACCAAGCAGTGAACGTAGCATACAACACGTCCTTCAATTTCTCCATGAATTTGACAGATTACCTTTTTCAGCGAACTAGTGTAGACGTGTGTGTGTTGCACAAGTACACAATACAGAGTGCCCTCATTGGCAAATGCTCCTTTGGATTAAATTACGTATACTCCAAAGCACAGCATTGGTTGTATAGAATTTGGGTCAGATTAAGAAACCCAGATTTACCTCTCGACGAAGTTGGCTTTCTTCTCATTTCCGTTGGGGTCTATGGTCCTGGGGATTCAATCCCAATAATTAATGACAGTGTGAAGGCTAACATAAGTGACTCTGTGAATACATCAAATGTTGATGGGTTAGCAGGAGGTGGTGATTCTGGTGCCGCTgctgaaggaggagaagaagaagaaggggaaaatggcACCGAGTTCGGGACGAATAAAGGACTAGACATACACATCACACATTATGATCtatgtgtaaatatattccGTGGACAGGACATGGATTTTATCGGGAGCAGTATGTTATTTTCGAACACGTTGGAACCCTATGTGAAGGTAACTCATAACGGGTTCGAGGAGAGTACCAAGGTGATCAGAAATGACCCAAACCCAGTTTGGAATCTGAGTGTACACATCCCGACGTGTACTCCTtgttatgataaaaatataataatagagtTGGTGAATGGAGAGCATAATGGGGTGGTGATGCTGAGCGTTTTGCTAGACTTATTTGAGATTCTGAAACGGGAACTGCAGCCAAGATGgtataacatatattacaATCCTCAGAACCAGATTGCCCCGAGAAGTAGTATATATAACCAAAACGTTACTGCTAATGCACCTAGTGCAACTCAGAGTAGTAATGCCCCGACATCTGGTAATGCACTAGGGAATTATCTATTCTCAGCAACGGCGGAAAAGTTATTCAAAAATGCAACACAAGGAATTAATATTAACGAAATTTTGGGAGTAACCAAAATGCAGAATATGTTTTCGTATGacgaaaatttgaaagagtTTTATCTCTACGGAGGGAGAATATTCCTAAGTGTAAGTGTAACCAAAACACATGCACCAGGACCTATACGTATCAAATCAGCTAGAGTAGAACCAGATCCACCAAATaaagaattcattttttgtgccgatatttatgaaatattatcCGTCAGGAGTAACAACAATAAGGGTGGAAATTATAACTCAGAGAATCTACAAGGAGCTTACAACAAAACGTATGATGGAAATGGAGACACCATCGTATGTGTATGTGGATTAGGTCCACACAAACTGAAAACTTCATCTCTTCTCCCGAACGAAGTAGGATCTTATGTCTTGGATGAAAGTACAGGACGGATAAATGAATTTAGAATCTTTTTACCACAGAATAATACGGATCAGATATATgacatttttctttacatcTATGTGAGATCTAATCTCGCTGTAACAGATTGGTTAACTACCCGGAGGAGTGTGTACAATTCTGGTGGAGGAGTAGGAGGACATAACAATAGAGACCTATACGACACAGGAGATGCAAACACTGGTATGACGTTGAATCATATGAGCTCCATAAATAAGCACTCAGAGGATCTGTTTAACGACTCCGATCTTATGAGCAATTACAAATTGAAGAGTTATGTACGCATCCCTTTTAAGTACCTACTACTTAGTGAGAATAAGCCCAAATGGTTCTCTATGAAAAATGTGGACACTAGTTCTCATGATTATAGTATCTCTTTTTATGCGAATTTGGTTCCGTTTCATTTATTCAAGAAAAGGCAACAACGATTGGAGTACAAATTATGTAGGTATTTCTTCCGAGCGTTAATCTACGAAGGGTTGCATTTCCCAGCTAAGGGTTACGACTCCTTTCCAGACCCCTACATAAAGGTAGAATTAGCAGGACAGACCATAAAGACAAGCACCATTTTGCAAACCCTGAACCCAAATTATTATGAAGCCTATGAGGTAGAAGTGATTCTTCCAACAAATTTGAATCTAGCACCCGACATATCCATTGAAGCCTTTTCTGTTAATAAAACGTTCCTCTATAACGATGACGATATACTGCTAGGTTCTTGTACGTACCCTATTATGAAGGTCCCCATAGAGTGGAAACGCTCTCCTGTTTGGGTGAATCTCAAATCGTctcaatataaaaaatgtaaagcaAAACTTCTGGTTGGGTTCGAATTAGTTCCCTTGGAAAAAGTACTAGATGAGAGTTACCCCTTTTATGATGATATCAGACCATCTACCCTACCAGGACATGTATCTCTTTTCCTTGTTGGCATACGTATGTTTAAACCGTTAAAAAATCCATCCGTAACTGTCTGCTTCGGAAGAGATGTCGATGATACTTCTCAGTTTCTTTGGCACGAAACAGTTAGTAAAGTCATATCtggaaaggaaggaaattggaattttttgaaacatttttCTCTAGATGTCGCCTTACCCAAACGGATGCAACATCATAGCTTTTTGGAAGTACGTGTAGAGGATAGGGAACTAACTTCTGGGTTCAGTTCCACCGGGGGGACTGCTTCCCAGCCAGCCAAAGCTACAAACAATAACAACCTAATCGGCACTGCGTATATCACGCTGAACCCGTTACTTCCGTGGTTAgacaaatatgaaaagaaCGAGTGTGTCGAATTATTTAAGTTGCATCTGTTGGAAGAGGTTCTAATGGAAGATGCAGAGAGGGCACGTAAATCTTACAACACTGCTTTGGTGTATAAAAAGAGTTCCATGGTTTCGAGGAAAATTACGAATGGGTTGTTTGACGgtgaggggggaggagaagaaggaggtgCTACTGATGATGAGGGGGATGGAGATGGAGGGGCCGGCGGTCGGGGGTTCCATGCCTTGTCTTTGAATATGCTGGAGGAGGGAGCCTCCGAGGCGAGCGACACAAGGGCAGATGACGAGGTCGTGACGGAGGCGGCGATTGAGCTGGGCGGGGCGGACTTCGACCCGGAGGAGGGCGACGAGACCCTGCTAACGGGGAACCCCGCCGGGGAGGACGAGCTGCATTTCGGAGGGGCGgcgcagggggggaagatcccaaaggggaaaaaaacggatgaGAAAAGAACAGATGAGAAAAGAacaggtgaaaaaaaaacagatgaGGTGAACCCAGATGAGGTGAACCCAGATGAGGAGAACCCAGAGGAGGAGAACCCAGATGAGGAGAACCCAGATGAGGAGAACCCAGACAAGAAGAACCGTGATACCCCAGCGCAGCGCAACCTcagcaggaagaagaagaaaaatatgaacaaatttacgAACAAGGAGTACGTACCTTATAACGACCCCGACTTCGCAAATGTGAGGATAGAGGAGGCACTGGAGCACGTGTGCTTTAAAGCGAGCGAGTACGCGAGTGATTCAGCGGTCAgtggggaggagaaggggagggagaaggggagggagaaggagaaggagaacgAACATGGGGGGGAGAACGCACACGGGGGGGAGAACGCACATGGGGAGGATAACACACATGGGGAAAACGACAGCAACGCGAGCCAAAGGAGGATAAAGCTGAGAGACATGAATTTCTtcaaagggaaggaaaaaaagaacccacacgtgaataaaaaaaaagagaggaaaaCTATTCATGGGTTCAGCGAAGATGCATTAAACTTCCAATTATCGATAGCAGGAGATGATGAACAGGAAGAAACACAGAGAGATGAGATGCTGTACGAGTATGAAGTAGACATGAACGTAGATGATTTACCTTACCTACGAGCAACCATATTTAGATGCACCGATTCAGGAATACCAGAAGCAGTAGGGTACCTGAAGTATTTATGCAACGTGTATGATGACAAGACCATTCACCTCAAAAAGGAGATgctgaaaaaatgtgaaaaattggTAAGTGAATACAAGCTGACTCGTAATTTAGTTGTTAGAGCATACATCATCCAAGCGAGAGGCTTGAACCCTCCTTCTGGAGCAACCGACATAACTACCTACGTGTGGATTAAAAACAGCAACGAAATAACTAATATCCCTGGAGGACTCTCTCATAATATTAAGGATACTGGGCATATTAAGAGACAAGGATACAAGCCCGAATTTAATAGATCCTACCAGCTATTGTGCTCATTCCCCGATGAATCCATTATCCAAGTGTGCATCATGAATCAGGGTTCTCTATCAGATGAGGTCATTGGTTATACCTACATCGATATGGAGGATAGGTATTTCCATCCAAGGATTAGACAGCTAATGATAGATGATAGCATGCCAATCGAGTTAAGGTCACTGAAGTTAGAAAACAGTACCATCTCTCATGGCTCTTTAAGATGCTGGTTTGAAATTTTCACAGAAGAATTTGCTCAAAGGAACCcaatcaaaattttatgctCTAATGAACCGGATGACTACCAACTGAGAGTGGTTATTTGGAAGGTTAGCAACGTTGCCATGGATGACAGTCCCACCATTAGTCTCTTCGTTAGATGCATCTACACAGATGAAGATTTCGAAGATAAGAGAGACACGGACACACACTACAACAGCAAGGATGGGAAGGCCCTGTTCAATTGGCGTTTTGTGTATAATGTGAAGATCCCTACCAACGCTACTAACGTCAAAGTGCAGGTGCATAACTACGCCCTGCTGTCCTCCAGCGAGCCCATCGGAGAGGCCACTCTCAACCTCGCCACGCACTTTTACCGCGCCAGGAAGAAGCGGGGCCTCTACCACATCCCCAG GTTTTGGCTGCAGTGCAAGCACCCAGCCCACAAGAACAAAGTTCGCGGAAGCGTCGAGGTCGAGGCGTGCATTTTGCCCAAAGCGGAGGCGGAGGTCGACCCCGTCGGAAACGGCCGAGACGAACCCAACAAGGAccccttcctcccccccgtcACGGAAAACAGGACGTACGTCGATTGGGTCACCATCAATGAGAAGTTCGGAGCCGCCACGGCGTCCATCATGCACGGTTTGAAGTGGACAG gtGTCTGGATCGTCGTGGCCGTCGTGGTCGTGGGtgtgtttttcctcctcatcctttTGAAGTGA